Proteins encoded within one genomic window of Sphingosinicella ginsenosidimutans:
- a CDS encoding peptidase: MLLDSGLIMIADTRTNAGVDDISSYRKLHVLADTPERSIFAASAGNLSTTQMAISLLREGVPPTDGEAIGPDELLPTIAEPTTMFRAAQLVGDAVKFANDTVGRALAPLKISASSSIILGGRIGNQPPSLYLIYSAGNFIECKPDVPFFQIGETKYGRPILDRVVSGHTPLAEAVKIAFLSFDASIRSNLAVGLPLDMVVLPSHVGSRPFQRRIEVNDPYYNDLSMRWGDLLNDAAQAIPDPPFMPDLI, from the coding sequence ATGCTGCTGGATTCGGGCCTCATCATGATCGCCGACACCCGCACCAATGCCGGCGTCGACGACATCTCTTCCTATCGCAAGCTCCACGTCCTCGCCGACACGCCCGAACGCAGCATCTTCGCCGCGTCCGCCGGCAATCTTTCGACCACGCAGATGGCGATCAGCCTGCTGCGCGAGGGCGTTCCGCCGACGGACGGCGAAGCCATCGGCCCGGACGAGCTGCTGCCGACCATCGCCGAGCCGACGACGATGTTCCGCGCGGCCCAGCTGGTCGGCGACGCCGTCAAGTTCGCCAACGACACGGTCGGCCGGGCGCTCGCGCCGCTGAAGATCAGCGCGTCCTCGTCGATCATCCTCGGCGGCCGGATCGGCAATCAGCCGCCGTCGCTCTACCTCATCTATTCCGCCGGCAACTTCATCGAATGCAAGCCGGACGTTCCCTTCTTCCAGATCGGCGAGACCAAATATGGCCGGCCGATCCTCGACCGGGTGGTGAGCGGGCACACGCCGCTCGCGGAGGCGGTGAAGATCGCCTTCCTCTCCTTCGACGCCTCGATCCGGTCGAACCTCGCGGTCGGCCTGCCGCTCGACATGGTGGTGCTGCCCAGCCATGTCGGATCGCGGCCGTTCCAGCGGCGGATCGAGGTCAACGATCCCTATTACAACGATCTGTCGATGCGCTGGGGCGATCTTCTGAACGATGCGGCGCAGGCCATTCCCGACCCGCCGTTCATGCCCGATCTGATCTGA
- a CDS encoding arginyltransferase yields MSAPFRFPRFFVTTPAPCPYLAGRIERKVFTELSGPHAGELNDALGRIGFRRSQNVAYRPSCVDCTACVSVRVVTGEFQPSATQRKTLRRNADLEVSACKAWATEEQYELLRRYLKRRHPEGGMVEMDEHDFADMVEQSPVKTYIVEYREPSQDGRPGRLVGACLTDQQADGLSMIYSFFEPDDERRAGLGTYIILDHIVRAGNAGLPYVYLGYWVEDSKRMAYKSRFRPLEKLGPGGWRRFDPEQRELALG; encoded by the coding sequence TTGAGCGCCCCGTTCCGCTTTCCACGTTTTTTCGTGACGACGCCCGCGCCGTGTCCCTATCTCGCCGGCAGGATCGAGCGGAAGGTGTTCACCGAGCTGAGCGGGCCCCATGCGGGCGAGCTCAATGACGCGCTCGGCCGGATCGGCTTCCGCCGCAGCCAGAACGTGGCCTATCGGCCCTCCTGCGTGGACTGCACGGCATGCGTTTCGGTGCGGGTCGTCACCGGGGAGTTCCAGCCGAGCGCGACCCAGCGCAAGACGCTTCGCCGCAACGCCGATCTCGAGGTCAGCGCGTGCAAGGCCTGGGCGACCGAGGAGCAATATGAGCTGCTCCGCCGCTACCTGAAGCGGCGCCATCCCGAGGGCGGGATGGTCGAGATGGACGAGCATGATTTCGCCGACATGGTCGAGCAGAGCCCGGTGAAGACCTACATCGTCGAATATCGCGAGCCATCCCAGGACGGGCGGCCCGGCCGGCTGGTCGGCGCATGCCTGACCGATCAGCAGGCGGACGGGCTGTCGATGATCTACAGCTTCTTCGAGCCCGATGACGAGCGGCGCGCGGGGCTCGGCACCTATATCATCCTCGATCATATCGTGCGCGCGGGGAATGCCGGCCTGCCCTATGTCTATCTGGGCTACTGGGTCGAGGATTCGAAGCGCATGGCCTACAAGTCGCGCTTCCGCCCGCTCGAAAAGCTCGGTCCCGGCGGCTGGCGGCGCTTCGATCCCGAGCAGCGCGAGCTGGCGCTGGGATAG
- a CDS encoding threonine ammonia-lyase yields the protein MATPASSTNLPFGLAEIEAAARRIDGAVVRTPTLYSRVLSERFGADIWVKFENLQHTGAYKERGALNKLLLMDEAMRARGVIAASAGNHAQALAYHARRLGVPAVIVMPTPTPIVKVSQTEGHGAEVVLHGAVFEEAYAEARRLADERGLTFVHPFDDPDVMAGQGTVALELLADAPDVDVLIVPIGGGGLISGIAVAAHALKPEIGIVGVEAELYPSMYGRFAGKPGLACAGDTIAEGIAVKAPGEQTAPIIEALVDDIVLAPERDIEAAVAMLVAAEKTVAEGAGAAALAAMLGAPERYRGRRIGLVVSGGNIDTHLLANVLLRDLARSGRMTRLRIELQDRPGALVAVMKLFSAHQVNVVEVLHQRIFTSLPAKDAAIEVECEARDAHQIQRLVETLGNEGYRVHPVTIE from the coding sequence ATGGCGACCCCTGCATCCTCGACCAACCTTCCCTTCGGACTTGCGGAGATCGAGGCGGCGGCCCGGCGGATCGACGGAGCGGTCGTGCGCACGCCGACGCTCTACAGCCGCGTGCTCTCGGAGCGGTTCGGCGCCGACATCTGGGTGAAGTTCGAAAATCTCCAGCATACCGGCGCCTACAAGGAGCGCGGCGCGCTCAACAAATTGCTGCTGATGGACGAGGCGATGCGCGCGCGCGGCGTGATCGCGGCGTCGGCCGGCAATCACGCCCAGGCGCTCGCTTATCATGCCCGCCGGCTCGGCGTCCCGGCGGTGATCGTGATGCCCACGCCGACCCCGATCGTGAAGGTGAGCCAGACGGAGGGACATGGCGCGGAGGTGGTGCTGCACGGGGCGGTGTTCGAGGAAGCCTATGCCGAGGCGCGGCGGCTGGCCGACGAGCGCGGGCTGACCTTCGTCCATCCTTTCGACGATCCCGACGTGATGGCGGGGCAGGGGACGGTCGCGCTGGAACTGCTCGCCGATGCGCCGGATGTCGATGTGCTGATCGTGCCGATCGGCGGCGGCGGGCTCATTTCGGGCATCGCGGTCGCCGCCCATGCCCTGAAGCCGGAGATCGGGATCGTCGGCGTCGAAGCGGAGCTCTACCCGAGCATGTACGGGCGCTTCGCCGGCAAGCCGGGCCTCGCCTGCGCCGGCGACACGATCGCCGAGGGGATCGCGGTCAAGGCGCCGGGCGAGCAGACTGCGCCGATCATCGAGGCGCTGGTCGACGATATCGTCCTCGCCCCAGAGCGCGACATCGAGGCGGCGGTGGCGATGCTGGTCGCCGCCGAAAAGACGGTGGCGGAAGGGGCCGGCGCCGCGGCGCTGGCGGCGATGCTCGGCGCTCCGGAACGCTATCGCGGGCGCCGGATCGGCCTCGTCGTCTCCGGCGGCAATATCGACACGCACCTGCTGGCCAACGTGCTGCTTCGCGATCTCGCGCGGTCCGGCCGGATGACACGGCTGCGCATCGAGCTTCAGGACCGCCCCGGCGCGCTGGTCGCGGTGATGAAGCTCTTCTCCGCTCACCAGGTCAATGTGGTCGAAGTGCTCCATCAGCGCATCTTCACCAGCCTCCCCGCCAAGGATGCGGCGATCGAGGTGGAGTGCGAGGCGCGCGACGCGCACCAGATCCAGCGGCTCGTCGAAACGCTGGGGAACGAGGGCTATCGGGTCCATCCGGTGACGATCGAGTGA
- a CDS encoding amidohydrolase — protein MLRFLIALAALLGASPALADLLVDHVNGYTMEDGRLTRFTGLLVGDDGRVERLLHEGERRPERPRYLLDGHGRTMLPGLIDAHGHVMELGLGALAVDLSDTNSLEEAQQRIRQYAAANPSPRWIVGFGWNQERWHLGRFPTAADLDAAVADRPVWLVRVDGHAGWANSLAMREAGVTAATQAPTGGRIERTGRNPSGVFVDAARQLIEHAVPPPLPIVRDRAFQRAQDILLGFGVTATADMGTDQEAWNTMRRAGDAGHLNVRIFSYALGVDNLLAIAGTGPTPWLYDGHLRMGGVKLYMDGALGSRGAWLKQDYADAPGQRGYPLMTDTVLKNLMSRAAMDHFQIAVHAIGDAANAELLDAIDELSGTYTGDRRWRIEHAQIVDPADLPRFAAHGIVASMQPTHETSDWRMAEARMSVDRLRGSYAWHTMLDEHVPLAFGSDYPVESPNPFPGMAAAISREDAGGQPPGGWFPDQRLTLEQAFAAFTTGGAYAGFAEDRLGSLTPGHMADFIFIDRDIFADRDPASIRATQVMETWVGGRKVWERRSAN, from the coding sequence ATGCTGCGCTTCCTGATCGCCCTCGCCGCATTGCTCGGCGCCAGCCCCGCCCTCGCCGATCTTCTGGTCGACCATGTCAACGGCTACACGATGGAGGACGGGCGGCTGACGCGCTTCACCGGCCTCCTTGTCGGCGACGACGGCCGGGTCGAGCGCCTTCTCCACGAGGGGGAGCGAAGGCCGGAGCGCCCGCGCTACCTGCTCGACGGCCATGGCCGCACGATGCTGCCCGGCCTGATCGACGCGCACGGCCATGTCATGGAGCTCGGCCTCGGCGCGCTCGCGGTCGACCTGTCCGACACCAATTCGCTCGAGGAGGCGCAGCAGCGCATCCGCCAATATGCCGCCGCCAATCCAAGCCCGCGCTGGATCGTCGGCTTCGGCTGGAACCAGGAACGCTGGCATCTCGGCCGCTTCCCGACCGCCGCCGATCTCGACGCCGCGGTCGCCGATCGCCCGGTCTGGCTGGTTCGCGTGGACGGCCATGCCGGCTGGGCGAACAGCCTGGCGATGCGCGAGGCGGGGGTCACGGCGGCCACCCAGGCGCCGACGGGCGGCCGGATCGAGCGGACGGGCCGCAACCCTTCGGGCGTCTTCGTCGATGCCGCCCGCCAGCTCATCGAACATGCGGTGCCGCCGCCATTGCCGATCGTGCGCGATCGCGCCTTTCAGCGCGCGCAGGACATCCTGCTCGGCTTCGGCGTCACCGCGACCGCGGACATGGGCACCGATCAGGAAGCCTGGAACACGATGCGCCGCGCCGGCGATGCCGGGCATCTGAACGTACGCATCTTTTCCTATGCGCTCGGCGTCGACAATCTGCTCGCCATCGCCGGCACCGGGCCGACTCCGTGGCTCTATGACGGCCACCTCAGGATGGGCGGCGTGAAGCTCTACATGGATGGCGCGCTCGGATCGCGCGGCGCCTGGCTGAAGCAGGATTATGCCGACGCGCCCGGCCAGCGCGGCTACCCCCTGATGACCGACACGGTGCTGAAGAACCTGATGAGCCGCGCCGCGATGGATCATTTCCAGATCGCGGTCCACGCCATCGGCGATGCCGCCAATGCCGAGCTTCTCGATGCGATCGATGAGCTTTCCGGCACCTATACGGGCGATCGGCGCTGGCGGATCGAACATGCGCAGATCGTCGATCCCGCGGACCTGCCGCGCTTCGCGGCGCACGGCATCGTCGCATCGATGCAGCCGACCCACGAGACCTCCGACTGGCGCATGGCCGAGGCGCGCATGAGCGTCGATCGCCTGCGCGGTTCCTATGCCTGGCACACCATGCTGGACGAGCATGTGCCGCTCGCCTTCGGCTCCGATTATCCGGTCGAAAGCCCGAACCCCTTCCCGGGCATGGCCGCCGCGATCAGCCGGGAGGATGCCGGCGGGCAGCCGCCGGGGGGCTGGTTCCCCGATCAGCGGCTGACGCTGGAGCAGGCCTTCGCGGCCTTCACGACCGGCGGCGCCTATGCCGGCTTTGCCGAGGACCGGCTCGGATCGCTGACGCCGGGCCATATGGCCGATTTCATCTTCATCGATCGCGACATCTTCGCCGATCGCGATCCCGCCAGCATCCGCGCGACGCAGGTCATGGAAACCTGGGTCGGCGGCCGGAAGGTGTGGGAACGGCGGAGCGCGAACTGA
- a CDS encoding protein-disulfide reductase DsbD family protein produces MTRLAALLATLFALIASAPAEAANHMSVSLVPETQGVAPGGTVTLAFVMRPQAGWHGYWRNPGDAGTEPRVEWRLGEQWRADPLQYPVPQRLSVAGLMNYVFERDYALLAAIHVPADAEPGVVVPVDARLDYLVCTEQLCVPETASVSTELNVGAPGRRDPSFDRYRQALPRPLASPAHFAVANGKLRFAIPFPASAALADPYVYPATDDALRYSAAQAVSRNGDTLVIETEAGTGAARLTSFDGVLATGGGAGLSFTATPGPVPAAGAPVAGPAAAEGGSILLALLGALVGGLILNVMPCVFPILSLKALSLARAGDGVHARREALAYAAGVVATCLALGLVLLALRAGGSAAGWAFQLQDPRVILFLLLLVTAIALNLAGLFELPVLGGGDSLTRAGGARGAFFTGALAAFVATPCAGPFLGVALGAALVLPIWAALAVFVGLGLGLALPFLLLGFIPALRRWLPKPGTWMRTFQRILSVPMFLTALGLAWVLGKESGVDGMALGLGAAIALGLALWWFGARQGRGRTWLPLAFVAVAVAAPLPFVQLAPPAAAHEADALGSEPFSESRLAELRAANRPVFVYFTADWCLSCKVNERAAIDRAEVAQAFRARGVKVLVGDWTRGDPAIGRFLAAHGRSGVPYYLFYAPGREARELPQLLTPSMLTALVT; encoded by the coding sequence ATGACTCGGCTCGCGGCGCTCCTCGCCACCCTTTTCGCACTGATCGCGTCCGCGCCGGCCGAGGCCGCCAACCATATGAGCGTCTCGCTCGTCCCCGAAACGCAGGGCGTGGCGCCGGGCGGCACGGTGACGCTCGCCTTCGTGATGCGGCCGCAGGCGGGCTGGCACGGCTATTGGCGCAATCCCGGCGACGCCGGAACCGAGCCGCGGGTCGAATGGCGGCTCGGCGAGCAGTGGCGCGCCGATCCGCTGCAATATCCGGTGCCGCAGCGGCTCAGCGTGGCGGGGCTGATGAATTATGTGTTCGAGCGCGATTATGCGTTGCTCGCGGCGATCCACGTGCCGGCCGACGCGGAGCCGGGCGTGGTCGTGCCGGTCGATGCGCGGCTCGATTATCTGGTCTGCACCGAGCAGTTGTGCGTCCCGGAAACCGCCAGCGTCTCGACCGAGCTCAATGTCGGCGCACCCGGCCGGCGCGATCCTTCGTTCGATCGCTACCGCCAGGCGCTGCCGCGACCGCTCGCCAGTCCGGCGCATTTCGCGGTGGCGAACGGCAAGCTGCGGTTCGCGATCCCTTTCCCGGCAAGCGCGGCGCTCGCCGATCCCTATGTCTATCCGGCCACCGACGACGCGTTGCGTTATTCTGCGGCGCAGGCGGTGTCGCGAAACGGCGACACGCTGGTGATCGAGACCGAGGCAGGGACCGGCGCCGCGCGGCTGACGTCCTTCGACGGCGTGCTCGCGACCGGCGGGGGCGCGGGCCTTTCCTTTACCGCGACGCCGGGGCCAGTGCCGGCGGCGGGGGCGCCGGTCGCCGGGCCGGCGGCGGCCGAGGGCGGATCGATCCTCCTGGCGCTGCTCGGCGCGCTGGTCGGCGGGCTGATCCTCAACGTCATGCCCTGCGTCTTCCCGATCCTCAGCCTCAAGGCGTTGAGCCTCGCGCGCGCCGGCGACGGCGTCCATGCCCGTCGCGAGGCGCTGGCCTACGCCGCCGGGGTGGTCGCGACCTGCCTCGCGCTCGGCCTCGTCCTGCTCGCGCTTCGGGCCGGCGGATCGGCCGCCGGCTGGGCCTTCCAGCTTCAGGACCCGCGGGTGATCCTGTTCCTTCTCCTGCTGGTGACGGCGATCGCACTCAACCTCGCCGGCCTGTTCGAGCTACCCGTCCTCGGCGGCGGCGACTCGCTCACCCGCGCCGGCGGGGCGCGCGGCGCCTTCTTCACCGGCGCGCTCGCGGCCTTCGTCGCGACCCCCTGCGCCGGGCCCTTCCTCGGCGTCGCGCTCGGCGCGGCGCTGGTGCTGCCGATCTGGGCCGCGCTCGCGGTGTTCGTCGGCCTCGGCCTCGGCCTCGCGCTGCCCTTCCTGCTGCTCGGCTTCATCCCCGCCCTGCGCCGCTGGCTGCCCAAGCCGGGGACGTGGATGCGGACCTTCCAGCGCATCCTTTCCGTGCCGATGTTCCTGACCGCGCTCGGCCTCGCCTGGGTGCTCGGCAAGGAAAGCGGCGTGGACGGCATGGCGCTCGGCCTTGGCGCGGCGATCGCGCTCGGCCTCGCTCTGTGGTGGTTCGGCGCGCGGCAGGGCCGGGGCCGGACCTGGCTCCCGCTCGCTTTCGTCGCGGTCGCGGTGGCCGCGCCGCTGCCCTTCGTCCAGCTCGCCCCGCCGGCGGCCGCGCATGAAGCCGACGCGCTCGGATCCGAGCCGTTCAGCGAATCGCGACTCGCCGAGCTGCGCGCCGCGAACAGGCCCGTCTTCGTCTATTTCACCGCCGACTGGTGCCTCAGCTGCAAGGTCAACGAGCGGGCGGCGATCGACCGCGCCGAGGTCGCGCAGGCCTTCCGCGCGCGCGGGGTGAAGGTGCTGGTCGGCGATTGGACGCGCGGCGATCCGGCGATCGGCCGCTTCCTCGCGGCGCACGGACGCTCGGGCGTGCCTTATTACCTCTTCTACGCGCCCGGCCGCGAGGCGCGGGAGCTGCCGCAGCTGCTCACCCCGTCGATGCTGACCGCGCTCGTCACGTAA
- the metH gene encoding methionine synthase — protein sequence MTDIASSSFVNIGERTNVTGSARFKKLIMAGDYAAAVEVARQQVENGAQVIDVNMDEGLLDAEAAMTTYLKLLAAEPDIARVPVMVDSSKWAVIEAGLKCVSGKPIVNSISMKEGEEEFLRLARKVRDYGAAVVVMAFDETGQADTKARKVEICARAYDLLVGDGFPPEDIIFDPNIFAVATGIEEHRRYALDFIEACREIRQRCPHAHISGGLSNLSFSFRGNEPVRRAMHSVFLYHAIPAGLDMAIVNAGQLDVYDTIDPVLREACEDVILDRRDDATERLVTLAENYLGTDPAREKEAAEWRGWPVARRLEHALVKGIDAHVVEDTEEARQAAARPIEVIEGPLMDGMNVVGDLFGSGKMFLPQVVKSARVMKKAVAHLLPFIEAEKDESAKGKGRIVMATVKGDVHDIGKNIVGVVLQCNGFEVIDLGVMVPWQDILKAANDNQADMIGLSGLITPSLDEMVTVASEMQREAMTLPLLIGGATTSRVHTALKIDPAYEGPVIHVLDASRAVGVASNLVSQTLKAPFVEKTAQEYQAVREARANKGQNELATLAEARANHFPWDPAGKAPAPARPGLHHFNDWPLRELRDSIDWTPFFRAWELAGTYPTILDDPVVGESARSLFKDAQAMLDRIIAEKWLTPRATVGLWRCRREGDDVHVLASNEETRLPFLRQQMKKREGRANMCLADFIDPDGEDWIGGFAVGIHGIEPHLERFRAETDDYSDILLKALADRLAESFAETLHAHVRNSIWGYAPDEHFTNAELIRETYVGIRPAPGYPACPDHSLKPLLFAMLGGAPAEVRLTDNFAMLPASAVSGFYFGHRDSQYFGVARIGEDQLADYAARRGVDLDQATRWLRPNLD from the coding sequence ATGACAGACATTGCCAGCTCCAGCTTCGTCAATATCGGCGAGCGCACCAACGTCACCGGCTCCGCCAGGTTCAAGAAGCTGATCATGGCGGGCGATTATGCCGCCGCGGTCGAGGTCGCTCGCCAGCAGGTCGAAAATGGCGCGCAGGTGATCGACGTCAACATGGACGAAGGCCTGCTCGACGCCGAGGCGGCGATGACCACCTATCTGAAGCTCCTTGCCGCCGAGCCGGACATCGCGCGCGTGCCGGTGATGGTCGACAGCTCGAAATGGGCGGTGATCGAAGCCGGGCTCAAATGCGTTTCCGGCAAGCCGATCGTCAATTCGATCAGCATGAAGGAGGGCGAGGAGGAGTTCCTGCGGCTCGCGCGCAAGGTCCGCGATTATGGCGCGGCGGTCGTCGTCATGGCGTTCGACGAAACCGGCCAGGCGGACACGAAGGCGCGCAAGGTGGAGATCTGCGCGCGCGCCTACGACCTGCTCGTCGGCGACGGCTTCCCGCCGGAGGACATCATCTTCGATCCCAACATCTTCGCGGTGGCGACGGGGATCGAGGAGCATCGCCGCTACGCGCTCGATTTCATCGAGGCGTGCCGCGAAATCCGCCAGCGCTGCCCCCACGCCCATATTTCGGGCGGCCTTTCCAACCTCAGCTTCTCGTTCCGCGGCAACGAGCCGGTGCGCCGGGCGATGCACTCGGTCTTCCTCTATCACGCGATCCCGGCCGGGCTCGACATGGCGATCGTCAACGCCGGCCAGCTCGACGTCTACGACACGATCGATCCGGTGCTCCGCGAGGCGTGCGAGGATGTGATCCTCGATCGCCGCGACGACGCGACGGAACGGCTGGTGACGCTCGCGGAAAACTATCTCGGCACCGATCCGGCGCGCGAGAAGGAGGCCGCCGAATGGCGCGGCTGGCCGGTCGCACGGCGGCTCGAACATGCGCTGGTCAAGGGCATCGACGCCCATGTCGTCGAGGACACAGAGGAGGCGCGGCAGGCCGCCGCCCGGCCGATCGAGGTGATCGAAGGCCCGCTGATGGACGGCATGAACGTCGTCGGCGACCTGTTCGGATCGGGCAAGATGTTCCTGCCGCAGGTGGTGAAGTCCGCCCGGGTGATGAAGAAGGCGGTGGCGCATCTTCTCCCCTTCATCGAGGCCGAGAAGGACGAGAGCGCCAAGGGCAAGGGCCGGATCGTGATGGCGACCGTGAAGGGCGACGTCCACGATATCGGCAAGAACATCGTCGGCGTCGTGCTTCAGTGCAACGGGTTCGAGGTGATCGATCTCGGCGTCATGGTGCCGTGGCAGGACATCCTGAAGGCCGCGAACGACAACCAGGCCGACATGATCGGTCTTTCGGGGCTCATCACCCCGTCGCTCGACGAGATGGTGACGGTGGCGAGCGAGATGCAGCGCGAGGCGATGACGCTGCCGCTGCTGATCGGCGGCGCGACCACCAGCCGCGTCCACACCGCGCTCAAGATCGACCCGGCCTATGAAGGCCCGGTGATCCACGTGCTCGACGCGAGCCGCGCGGTCGGGGTCGCCTCGAACCTCGTCTCGCAGACGTTGAAGGCGCCGTTCGTCGAAAAGACCGCGCAGGAATATCAAGCGGTGCGCGAGGCGCGGGCGAACAAGGGCCAGAACGAGCTCGCGACGCTCGCCGAGGCGCGCGCCAACCACTTCCCCTGGGATCCCGCCGGCAAGGCGCCGGCGCCGGCCCGCCCCGGCCTCCACCATTTCAACGACTGGCCGCTTCGCGAGCTTCGCGATTCGATCGACTGGACGCCCTTCTTCCGCGCCTGGGAGCTGGCCGGCACCTACCCCACGATCCTCGACGACCCGGTGGTCGGCGAGAGCGCGCGCAGCCTGTTCAAGGATGCCCAGGCGATGCTCGACCGGATCATCGCCGAAAAATGGCTCACGCCGCGCGCGACGGTCGGCCTGTGGCGCTGCCGCCGCGAGGGCGACGACGTCCACGTCCTCGCCAGCAACGAGGAGACCAGGCTCCCCTTCCTTCGCCAGCAGATGAAGAAGCGCGAGGGGCGCGCGAACATGTGCCTTGCCGACTTCATCGATCCCGACGGCGAGGACTGGATCGGCGGCTTCGCCGTCGGCATCCACGGCATCGAGCCGCATCTCGAGCGGTTCCGGGCCGAGACCGACGATTATTCGGACATCCTGTTGAAGGCGCTCGCCGATCGCCTCGCGGAGAGCTTCGCCGAGACGCTCCACGCCCATGTCCGCAACTCGATCTGGGGCTATGCGCCGGACGAGCATTTCACCAATGCCGAGCTGATCCGCGAAACCTATGTCGGCATCCGCCCCGCGCCCGGTTATCCGGCCTGCCCGGATCACAGCCTGAAGCCGTTGCTCTTCGCGATGCTCGGCGGGGCGCCGGCCGAGGTCCGGCTCACCGACAATTTCGCGATGCTGCCGGCCTCCGCGGTCTCCGGCTTCTATTTCGGCCATCGCGACAGCCAGTATTTCGGGGTCGCGCGGATCGGCGAGGACCAGCTTGCCGATTATGCGGCCCGTCGCGGCGTCGATCTCGATCAGGCGACCCGCTGGCTCCGGCCGAATCTCGACTGA
- a CDS encoding homocysteine S-methyltransferase family protein, whose translation MSARETLKAEAAKRILLTDGAFGTEIQNRRLTEADYRGALDLARDQKGNNDILALTRPDVVDSITRAYLAAGSDIVSTNTFSANAISQADYGAEALVAEINRASARIARKAADDFAAKDGRPRFVAGAIGPTNKTLSLSPDVNDPGYREIDFDGLKAVYREQADALIEGGADFILIETIFDTLNAKAGIMAVKEAAAALDRDIPLMISMTLTDLSGRNLSGHTVEAFWHAVRHAAPVTIGLNCSFGAKQLRPHVQALAAIADTLIMTYPNAGLPNELGEYDELPAETAALLEEWAKAGWVNIIGGCCGSTPAHIAAMAKAVAGLAPRQLPSPPVRTRLAGLEPMILAA comes from the coding sequence ATGAGCGCGCGCGAGACTTTGAAGGCCGAAGCGGCGAAGCGAATCCTGCTGACCGACGGCGCGTTCGGGACCGAGATCCAGAATCGCCGGCTGACCGAGGCGGATTATCGCGGCGCGCTCGATCTCGCCCGCGACCAGAAGGGCAATAACGACATTCTCGCGCTGACCCGGCCGGACGTGGTCGACTCGATCACGCGCGCCTATCTCGCCGCCGGTTCGGACATCGTCTCGACCAACACGTTCAGCGCCAACGCGATCAGCCAGGCCGATTATGGCGCCGAGGCTTTGGTCGCCGAGATCAACCGCGCCTCCGCCCGCATCGCCCGCAAGGCCGCCGACGATTTCGCGGCCAAGGATGGCCGCCCCCGCTTCGTCGCCGGGGCGATCGGGCCGACCAACAAGACGCTGTCGCTGTCCCCCGACGTCAACGATCCGGGCTATCGCGAGATCGATTTCGATGGACTCAAGGCCGTCTACCGCGAACAGGCCGACGCGCTGATCGAGGGCGGCGCGGATTTCATCCTGATCGAGACGATCTTCGATACGCTTAACGCAAAGGCAGGGATCATGGCGGTCAAGGAGGCCGCCGCGGCGCTCGATCGCGACATCCCGCTGATGATCTCGATGACGCTCACCGATCTGTCCGGGCGCAATCTCTCCGGCCACACGGTCGAGGCCTTCTGGCACGCGGTGCGCCATGCCGCGCCGGTGACGATCGGCCTCAATTGCTCGTTCGGCGCGAAGCAGCTGCGCCCCCACGTCCAGGCGCTCGCTGCCATCGCCGACACGCTGATCATGACCTATCCCAATGCGGGCCTGCCCAACGAGCTGGGCGAATATGACGAGCTTCCGGCCGAAACCGCGGCCTTGCTCGAGGAGTGGGCGAAGGCCGGCTGGGTCAACATCATCGGCGGCTGCTGCGGATCGACGCCCGCCCATATCGCGGCGATGGCGAAGGCGGTCGCCGGCCTTGCGCCGCGACAGCTTCCAAGCCCGCCGGTACGCACCCGCCTCGCCGGGCTCGAACCGATGATCCTCGCCGCCTGA